One segment of Meleagris gallopavo isolate NT-WF06-2002-E0010 breed Aviagen turkey brand Nicholas breeding stock chromosome 8, Turkey_5.1, whole genome shotgun sequence DNA contains the following:
- the ADIRF gene encoding adipogenesis regulatory factor isoform X1, producing MSGRGFQGLKEQAEGAAKDAASALGQATQDAVSQITDAGQKAVDKACKTAQDGVEKAAGQAAEAVSGFGKRCGFKK from the exons ATGTCAGGCAGAGGCTTCCAGGGGCTGAAGGAGCAGGCAGAAGGAGCCGCAAAAGATGCTG CGAGTGCGTTGGGACAGGCCACTCAGGATGCAGTCAGCCAGATTACAGATGCCGGCCAGAAAG CTGTGGATAAAGCTTGTAAGACAGCACAGGATGGTGTAGAAAAAGCAGCTGGGCAAGCTGCAGAAGCAGTGTCTGGCTTTGGAAAAAGATGTGGATTTAAGAAATGA
- the ADIRF gene encoding adipogenesis regulatory factor isoform X2 produces the protein MVVQLYVLLGTRGRGARRKAASALGQATQDAVSQITDAGQKAVDKACKTAQDGVEKAAGQAAEAVSGFGKRCGFKK, from the exons ATGGTGGTGCAGCTGTATGTCCTGCTGGGCACAAGAGGAAGAGGAGCACGCAGGAAAGCAG CGAGTGCGTTGGGACAGGCCACTCAGGATGCAGTCAGCCAGATTACAGATGCCGGCCAGAAAG CTGTGGATAAAGCTTGTAAGACAGCACAGGATGGTGTAGAAAAAGCAGCTGGGCAAGCTGCAGAAGCAGTGTCTGGCTTTGGAAAAAGATGTGGATTTAAGAAATGA
- the SNCG gene encoding gamma-synuclein, producing the protein MDVFKKGFSIAKEGVVAAAEKTKQGVTEAAEKTKEGVMYVGTKTKEGVVQSVTSVAEKTKEQANVVGEAVVASVNTVANKTVEGAETIVATTGVIKKEDLAPQQPAAEGEPAAPGSTEGGGEGENEGN; encoded by the exons ATGGATGTCTTTAAGAAAGGGTTTTCCATTGCTAAAGAAGGTGTGGTGGCTGCTGCAGAAAAGACCAAGCAGGGAGTGACAGAGGCTGCGGAGAAGACTAAAGAAGGTGTGATGTACGTAG GTACCAAAACCAAGGAAGGCGTAGTGCAGAGCGTGACCTCAG TTGCTGAGAAGACCAAGGAGCAGGCCAATGTGGTGGGAGAGGCAGTGGTAGCCAGCGTGAACACAGTGGCCAACAAGACAGTAGAAGGAGCAGAGACCATCGTGGCCACTACAGGAGTTATAAAAAAG GAGGACCTGGCTCCGCAGCAGCCGGCGGCTGAGGGAGagccagctgcaccagggaGCACAGAAGGTGGCGGAGAG GGTGAAAATGAAGGCAATTAA